The Populus trichocarpa isolate Nisqually-1 chromosome 2, P.trichocarpa_v4.1, whole genome shotgun sequence genome has a window encoding:
- the LOC7480695 gene encoding ribosome-recycling factor, chloroplastic, with protein sequence MAAPFSSPTTPPPLRSIFQPNPNPPKALLSLPGSFHRGPHRAKVCYNSIGATSVSLWSSSANYSSLRNGSTKLSGKPVAVKRLLQNRRGVVRNATIEEIEAEKSLIEDDAKGRMEKTIDTMRANFNSVRTGRANPSMLDKIEVEYYGTPVSLKSIAQISTPDASSLLVQPYDKSSLKAIEKAIVSSDLGLTPNNDGEVIRMSIPQLTSERRKELSKMVAKLAEEGKVALRNIRRDALKAYEKLEKEKKLSEDNVKDLSSDLQKLTDEYMKKLENIFKQKEKELLKV encoded by the exons ATGGCGGCTCCATTCTCTTCACCAACAACGCCACCGCCACTGAGGTCCATCTTTCAACCCAACCCAAACCCACCCAAAGCCCTCCTCTCCCTCCCAG GTTCATTTCATAGAGGGCCCCACCGCGCCAAGGTTTGTTACAACAGTATTGGTGCTACTAGCGTGTCTTTGTGGAGCTCTTCTGCTAACTACTCCAGTCTCCGTAACGGCTCCACCAAACTCTCCGGCAAGCCCGTTGCTGTAAAGCGGTTGCTGCAAAACAG AAGAGGAGTGGTGAGGAATGCTACTATTGAAGAAATCGAAGCGGAGAAATCTTTGATTGAGGATGATGCT AAAGGAAGGATGGAAAAGACTATTGATACTATGAGAGCCAATTTTAATTCTGTGAGGACAGGCAGAGCAAATCCATCGATGCTAGATAAGATTGAG GTGGAATATTATGGAACTCCAGTCAGCTTGAAGAGCATAGCTCAAATCAGTACTCCTGATGCAAGTTCTCTCTTGGTCCAGCCATATGACAAATCCAG CTTAAAGGCTATTGAGAAGGCCATTGTCAGCTCTGATCTTGGTTTGACTCCAAACAATGATGGAGAAGTGATAAGGATGTCTATTCCTCAATTGACATCTGAAAGAAGGAAG GAGCTATCAAAGATGGTGGCCAAATTAGCTGAAGAAGGAAAG GTGGCGTTGAGGAATATTAGAAGAGATGCATTGAAAGCATATGAGAAACTCGAGAAG GAGAAAAAGCTCTCAGAAGACAATGTGAAGGATTTGTCAAGTGATTTGCAG AAACTTACAGATGAGTATATGAAGAAATTAGAgaacattttcaaacaaaaagaaaag GAGTTGCTGAAGGTTTAA
- the LOC7480696 gene encoding mavicyanin translates to MGSMKKTLAISCLMMALYGFSMASTVYQVGDSAGWTSMGGVDYQDWAADKNFHASDTLVFNYNIQFHNVKQVTSQDFETCNATFPIATYTSGSDAINLERLGHVYFICGFRGHCLAGQKIDILISPVTSGPSPAHWPLSSRSSASSDLYFNKLYWTLSVLVLCLSQFAY, encoded by the coding sequence ATGGGTAGTATGAAGAAAACTTTGGCGATTTCTTGCTTGATGATGGCTCTTTACGGATTCTCCATGGCGTCTACAGTTTACCAAGTCGGTGACTCTGCTGGTTGGACAAGCATGGGCGGCGTTGATTACCAAGATTGGGCTGCTGATAAGAACTTCCACGCCAGCGATACTCTTGTTTTCAATTATAACATCCAGTTCCACAACGTGAAGCAAGTCACGTCACAGGATTTCGAGACATGCAATGCAACATTCCCTATAGCCACATACACTAGCGGCTCCGATGCAATCAATCTTGAAAGGCTTGGCCACGTCTACTTCATATGTGGTTTTCGTGGTCACTGCCTAGCAGGACAGAAGATCGATATCTTGATCTCCCCAGTAACTTCCGGTCCGAGTCCAGCTCATTGGCCCTTAAGCTCGCGTAGCAGTGCTTCATCTgatctttattttaataaactgtATTGGACCTTGAGTGTGCTGGTGCTCTGTCTCTCACAGTTTGCTTATTAA